The sequence CATAGGGGACAAACCGTGTTCACGAAGTCTACGGCGTCGGGCAGGGGGGAACGCCCATCCGTACGGATCTGCAAGTCCAGGGGCAATTCCACGGGCAGGTTTTCCTCCCGTTCAGGAACCACGCCGCAAGCGTCGCAATACATCACCGGAATGGGCGCGCCCCAGTAGCGCTGTCGACTGATGTTCCAGTCCCGCAGGCGGTAATTCACGGCCCGCTTGCCCATCTTGTCGCGCTCCAGGCGTTCGGCAATGGCGACCTTGGCCTGTTCGTTATCCAGGCCGGTAAACTCACCGGAGTTGATCAGCGTCCCGGGCTCGGGTCGGGCTACGTCCATGGCCGCGCCGTCCGGGGAGGACTCGCCCTGGGGCAGGATCACCGACAGGACCTCCAGGCCGTACTTGCGAGCGAATTCGAAGTCGCGCTGGTCATGAGCCGGGACGGCCATCACCGCGCCGGTGCCGTAGCCCATTAGCACGAAGTTGGCCACCCAGATAGGCATGCGTTGCCCGGTGAAGGGGTTCAGGCAATACCTACCGGTGAACACGCCCTCTTTTTCCAGATCCTCGCCCCCCCGGACCAGCTTGTCCATGTTCCGGACTCGCTCACAAAACGCGCGAACCTCGACCTCTTGCGGCGTCCCGGCGATCAGCCCTTCCACCAGCGGATGCTCCGCGGCCAGACTCATGAACGTGGCCCCGAACACCGTGTCCTGCCGGGTAGTGAACACCCGGACCGAGTCAGTTCCGTCCGCGACGGCCCGCTCCAGAGGAAAAACAATTTCCGCGCCGATGGACTTGCCGATCCAGTTGCGCTGCATGCTCACCACGCGCTCCGGCCACCCGCCCTCCAGCTCGTCCAGGTCTTGCAGCAACTCCTCTGCATAGTCCGTGATCCGCAAAAACCACTGGGTCAGTTCCTTCTGGACCACCTGGGTGTCGCAGCGCCAGCACAGGCCGTCCTCCACCTGTTCGTTGGCCAACACCGTGTTACATGAGTCGCACCAGTTCTGGGACGCCTTGTGTCGATAGGCCAGCCCCTTTTCCAGAAACTTGAGAAAAAACAGCTGCTCCCAGCGATAGTAATCCGGCAGGCAGGTGGTCACCTCTCGCCGCCAGTCCAGGGAATAGCCCATGCGTTGCAGTTGGACGCGCATGGTGTCGATGTTCTCCATGGTCCACTTGGCCGGATGCACTCCGTGCTTGATGGCCGCGTTTTCCGCGGGCAGGCCGAAGGCGTCCCAACCCATGGGATGCAGAACATTGAACCCCTGCATTCGCTTCAAGCGGGCCACGGCATCGCCGATGGAATAGACCCGTGCGTGGCCGATATGAATCCGCCCCGAAGGATAGGGGAACATTTCCAGCACGTAATATTTGGGACGAGCAGCATCGCATTCCGAATGAAACACACCCCGCTCTTCCCAGATGCGCTGCCATTTAACTTCCACCGTTTGCGGATCGTACCGTTCCGTCACCTTGTCCATCTCCATCTCCCGTCGCCCAGGGTAATTTGGTTCCCGAAAAAATGCCTAAAAAATCAAGGACATTTTTACATTAATGACGAAATCGTAATCGGAATCGAAAGAAACCCTTTGATCATAATGCACCATCGTAATTTCTCAGCATTGATTTCGACTTCGATTTTGACTTGGTTCCGTTACATGCGAGCAAGAGAGCAAATCCGCCCTACCTGTCGTCGTGAATTTCCTGTGTGTCGAATATAACCGCTGAAAACATTGTGCTCTCGCCCAAATCCTTACTGCTGTCCGGACGAGGCCCCGTCCAGGTCATGTTCAGTCGCGAACCGAACGTGCGTGAAACGGGCCTCCCAGTGGCGCACCGCCTGATAAATCAGCCGACGATGCTCGCCCACGATCAGATATACCACGATGTCGTTCCGCGAGTCCGCCGGATAGACGCTCCAGAACGGTTCTCCCCAGAGCAGCAAGGCGCGATCCGCCGGCAGGCCCATGGTTCGTTCCAAGGACTCCACGTCCAGACACCAGGGGTTCCAGGCCAAGACATGCAACTGCGACGCCATGCGCCGAGTCCAGGTTTCGATGGTTATCCGGTCCGGGACATACCAGGTCAGGAGCCAGCGGGTCCGTCCGAGATGATCGGGAGCGATTTCGACGCCGGCTGGCGTGAACGTGGCTGAGGACGCATCGCCGGGCAGGACGCGGACATGGCGAACATGGTCGGGACAGCGATCAGAACTGCTTACGAATCCCAAACTCACCATGGCTCACCGCCCTGGCCACTGCGTCGAGGATGCCATTCACGAAGGGAAAGGAATAGTCGTCCGCGAACTCCTTGCTCAGCTCCACGGCCTCGTTGATGCTCACCCGCAACGGGATATCCTGCTCGTACAACAATTCGTAAACGCCCAGACGGAGAATGCTCAGCTCAGCCTTGGCGATCCGCTCGAGCTTCCAATGCTTGGAAAAACGCCGGATCACCGCGTCGATCTCGTCCAGCCGACCAAAAACGCCGGTCACCAAACCCAGACCGAATTCCTGGTCCTCCGGAAGCGGCGTTTGCGAGACCATCTCCCTGGATGATCCAGCCTCGGCCTTTCCGGCCTCGCCCGGTCCGCTTCCTTCATCCGACAAGTCGTCCTCAGGCAAGGCCAAAAACGCCCGCCGGACCTGGTCCGCACTTTCGAATTTTTGAAAACTCAGGACAAAGACGCACTGCAAGGCCCGCCTGCGGGCCGTTCGTCGGTGTACCTTCGGGGTTTCCATGGTTTCTCGTAGGTCCTTTGTCACAGGTCGAAAAATCAGACCTGCTCCAGGACGCGAATCATTTCCAGGGCCGCGGCCGCGGCGTCCACGCCCTTGTTTCCGGCCTTGCTGCCGGCCCGCTCCACGGCCTGCTCCAGAGTGTCCGTGGTCAGGACGCCGAAGCCCACGGGAATCCCGGTGTCCAGCATCACCTGGGCCAGCCCCTTGGAGACCTCGGCCGAGACGTAGTCAAAGTGCGGGGTGGCTCCGCGAATCACCGCGCCCAGGCAGACGACGCCGTGAAAGCGTTTCGTCTCCGCCAGCCGCTTGGCCGCCAGGGGCATTTCATAGGCCCCGGGAATCCGGACCAGCGTCAAGTCGGTTTTGACCGCGCCGTGCCGTACCAGATAGTCCACGGCCCCTCCCACGAGGCGGTCCACGATGAAATCGTTGAACCGGCTGGCCAGAATCGCGAAGCGCAGCCCGGTGGCGTCCAGGCGGCCTTCAATGGTTTCAAGATGATGCATGGGCCTTCTCCTTGTCTGCTTTAAAATCCAGCATATGTCCCATTTTTTCCTTCTTGGTCAGCAGATACTGCAAGTTCTGCTCACAGGCCTGAACCTCCACCGGAACCCGGCCGGCCACTTCCAGGCCGTAGCCCTCCAGGCCAACGATCTTTTTGGGATTGTTGGTCATCAGCCGCATCTTGCTCACGCCCAGATCCACGAGAATCTGCGCGCCGACCCCGTAGTCTCGAAGGTCCGGGGCAAAGCCCAGGTCCACGTTGGCCTCCACCGTGTCCCGGCCGCTGTCCTGGAGGCAGTAGGCCTTGATTTTATTGGCCAGACCGATGCCGCGGCCTTCCTGACGCATGTACAGGATCACTCCGTTGCCTTCCTCGGCGATGATCCGCATGGCTGCCTGAAGCTGGGGCCCGCAATCGCAGCGCAGGGAGCCGAAGACGTCCCCGGTCAGGCATTGGCTGTGCACCCGGACCAGGACCGGCTCCTCCGGGTTGATCTCGCCCTTGACCAGGGCCAAGTGCACACTGCTGTCCAAATCGCTTTCGTAGGCAATAACTCGAAAATCCCCTCCGTTGCAGGTGGGCAGGTTGGCTTCGCCCACCCGACGCACGGACAGGGCGTCATGCTTCATCCGAAAGCGGATCAGGTCGGCGATGGAGGCGATTTTCATGTCGTGCTTGGCCGCAAATTCTTCCAGGTCGGGCATTCGGGCCATGTTCCCGTCGTCGCGCATGATTTCGCAAATCACCGCCGCAGATTTCATGTCGGCCAGACGGGCCAAATCCACGCTGCCTTCGGTCTGTCCGGCCCGGACCAGCACCCCGCCCTTCTTGGCCCGCAATGGGAAGACGTGTCCCGGGGAGACAATGTCCTCGGCCTTGGCGTCGTCGGCAACGGCGGTCAGGATGGTGGTGGCCCGGTCATAGGCTGAAATCCCCGTGGACACGCCGGAACGGGCCTCAATGGACACGGTGAAGGCCGTGCCGAACCGCGACTCGTTCCGGGTGGCCATCATGGGTAAATCCAGCTTTTCCACCAACTCCGGCTCCATGGCCAGACAGATCAATCCCCTGCCGTGAATGGCCATGAAATTGATGATCTCCGGAGTCACGCTCTGGGCCGCGATGGTCAGGTCGCCCTCGTTCTCCCTGTTTTCGTCGTCCACCAGGATGATCATCCGCCCCTGGCGGATGTCCTCAATGGCTTCTTCGATGCTGCACAGTCCCATATTTGTTCCTCTTTCCTTCGCTGACCGTTAAAAGCCATGCTCGCGCAAAAACGCCTCGCTGATCCCGCCGCCTCCGACCACAGACGTCCCCGAGGGACGCTGTTCGGCTGGACTCGACGACGTTCCGGTCCAAGGGCCCAGCATGCGCTGCACGTATTTGCCGATCAGATCGGTTTCCATGTTTACGTCCCGGCCCGGCCGCCATTCGGAAATGGTCGTGTTTTGCCAGGTCTCCGGGATGATGTTCACTTCCAGAAATCCTTCGCCGCACTGGTTAACCGTCAGGCTGATCCCGTCCAGGGTCACCGAGCCCTTGGTCACCACCAGAGGTGAAAACTCCCCGGGATAAAGCAACCGAAACCAGCGGGACTGTCCCACTTGGGTAGTTTCTCCGATCCGGGCCAGACAGTCGACATGGCCGCTGACCAAGTGTCCGCCCAGCCGGTCGCCCAGGGCCAGGGCCCGTTCCAGGTTGACGCGCATCCCGGTTCGCAGGTTACTCAGGTTCGTCAGCCGCAGGGTCTCGGCCGAGGCGAACACGGAAAACCGGTCCGGGGCGAACGTCTCGACGGTCAGGCAGACGCCGTTGACCGCGATGCTCTCTCCGCGAACGTAGTCCCGGATCGGGGCCTCCGGCCTAATCTCCAGGCGGGTTTCCCGGTTGCCGCTTCCTTCGCCTTGGCGACCCGTGACGCTCAGGACCTTGCCCGGTCCCTGAATCAGGCCGGTGAACATTCGCTTCTGCCTCCCGGAACGTCATTGTCATGGGGCGGCGTCGGCTCCGGACGCAATCCCAGCATAAGGTCCCCATCGAGCTCCCGGACCCAGCTGGTCCGCCAGGACCAGGCATCGGCCATTCGTGGAACCTCGGCTCCGGACAGCAAGGGCACGGCACGGACATCGCCCAGAGTCTTGGATGCCAGAAACAGCCACCACTCGCCCACCAGCCCAGCGGCGATCACATGCTGGGCCAATCCGCCCCCGCCCTCGCACAACACGTCCATCACGCCAAGCTCGGAGCGCAGCCGTGTCAGACAGGCCTCCAGGTCGACATGGTCACCGCTTCCGGCCCCCCATACACGAACTCCAAGGGCGCACAGCCGTTCAGCCGCCGGGCTTTGCGACGCGGCCTCGGTGGTCCAGAAAATGGTTTCTCCTGGGCGCTCACGCAACAGATAAAAATTTGCAGCAGGATCAGGCAATTTGGAACCCACTACGATGGCCAAGGGTTGGGTTCGCTGGTTCGTCACCTGGTCCGGCGGTCGGTCGGCTTCGGAGAGACGACAGGTCAGCCGGGGATCATCCGCCCGGAAGGTGCCCGCCCCGACCATCACGGCCCCGACCCGACTCCGCAGAGCGTGGACCTTTTCCCGGGATTGGGCGTTGCTGATCCACTGGGAATCTCCGGAACGAGTGGCGATCCGACCGTCCAGG comes from Desulfonatronum sp. SC1 and encodes:
- the leuS gene encoding leucine--tRNA ligase, which translates into the protein MDKVTERYDPQTVEVKWQRIWEERGVFHSECDAARPKYYVLEMFPYPSGRIHIGHARVYSIGDAVARLKRMQGFNVLHPMGWDAFGLPAENAAIKHGVHPAKWTMENIDTMRVQLQRMGYSLDWRREVTTCLPDYYRWEQLFFLKFLEKGLAYRHKASQNWCDSCNTVLANEQVEDGLCWRCDTQVVQKELTQWFLRITDYAEELLQDLDELEGGWPERVVSMQRNWIGKSIGAEIVFPLERAVADGTDSVRVFTTRQDTVFGATFMSLAAEHPLVEGLIAGTPQEVEVRAFCERVRNMDKLVRGGEDLEKEGVFTGRYCLNPFTGQRMPIWVANFVLMGYGTGAVMAVPAHDQRDFEFARKYGLEVLSVILPQGESSPDGAAMDVARPEPGTLINSGEFTGLDNEQAKVAIAERLERDKMGKRAVNYRLRDWNISRQRYWGAPIPVMYCDACGVVPEREENLPVELPLDLQIRTDGRSPLPDAVDFVNTVCPLCSGPARRETDTMDTFVESSWYFLRYTAPWEHGQAFRAEDLAYWCPVDQYIGGVEHAILHLLYARFWVKALRDLGYIQMDEPFKALLAQGMVLKDGAKMSKSKGNVVSPDEMTARYGADAVRLFLLFAAPAERDLDWSDSGIEGAQRFTHRLWRLVMDLEGDLLAAMPCSATDEDVQAAGAPEAATLRRKEHATVVKVAGDIADRFQFNTAIAAVMELVNTLYQTRDVLRKTESGRRVLSSAVASTLAVLSPVTPHLCEELWQRIGHADLLSGQSWPTHDPQALVRDEVTIVVQVDGKVRSKLTVPADAAAEDVQPQALANENIQKHLAGREVAKMVFVPGKLLSIVTKK
- the nusB gene encoding transcription antitermination factor NusB, whose protein sequence is METPKVHRRTARRRALQCVFVLSFQKFESADQVRRAFLALPEDDLSDEGSGPGEAGKAEAGSSREMVSQTPLPEDQEFGLGLVTGVFGRLDEIDAVIRRFSKHWKLERIAKAELSILRLGVYELLYEQDIPLRVSINEAVELSKEFADDYSFPFVNGILDAVARAVSHGEFGIRKQF
- the ribE gene encoding 6,7-dimethyl-8-ribityllumazine synthase, translated to MHHLETIEGRLDATGLRFAILASRFNDFIVDRLVGGAVDYLVRHGAVKTDLTLVRIPGAYEMPLAAKRLAETKRFHGVVCLGAVIRGATPHFDYVSAEVSKGLAQVMLDTGIPVGFGVLTTDTLEQAVERAGSKAGNKGVDAAAAALEMIRVLEQV
- a CDS encoding bifunctional 3,4-dihydroxy-2-butanone-4-phosphate synthase/GTP cyclohydrolase II, which produces MGLCSIEEAIEDIRQGRMIILVDDENRENEGDLTIAAQSVTPEIINFMAIHGRGLICLAMEPELVEKLDLPMMATRNESRFGTAFTVSIEARSGVSTGISAYDRATTILTAVADDAKAEDIVSPGHVFPLRAKKGGVLVRAGQTEGSVDLARLADMKSAAVICEIMRDDGNMARMPDLEEFAAKHDMKIASIADLIRFRMKHDALSVRRVGEANLPTCNGGDFRVIAYESDLDSSVHLALVKGEINPEEPVLVRVHSQCLTGDVFGSLRCDCGPQLQAAMRIIAEEGNGVILYMRQEGRGIGLANKIKAYCLQDSGRDTVEANVDLGFAPDLRDYGVGAQILVDLGVSKMRLMTNNPKKIVGLEGYGLEVAGRVPVEVQACEQNLQYLLTKKEKMGHMLDFKADKEKAHASS
- a CDS encoding riboflavin synthase, with protein sequence MFTGLIQGPGKVLSVTGRQGEGSGNRETRLEIRPEAPIRDYVRGESIAVNGVCLTVETFAPDRFSVFASAETLRLTNLSNLRTGMRVNLERALALGDRLGGHLVSGHVDCLARIGETTQVGQSRWFRLLYPGEFSPLVVTKGSVTLDGISLTVNQCGEGFLEVNIIPETWQNTTISEWRPGRDVNMETDLIGKYVQRMLGPWTGTSSSPAEQRPSGTSVVGGGGISEAFLREHGF
- the ribD gene encoding bifunctional diaminohydroxyphosphoribosylaminopyrimidine deaminase/5-amino-6-(5-phosphoribosylamino)uracil reductase RibD, translated to MNSFALPDDAEKIMLQAVALAEQGKGRTAPNPCVGAVLTRDGRIVAQGHHRGPGLPHAEVEVLQDAALQGIDPKECILWVTLEPCNHTGRTPPCTQAILQAGIRRVVVGTADPNPRVIGGGIAHLRDSGVQVVAGVAEQDCRDLIADFRTWIDSPLPYLYLKLACTLDGRIATRSGDSQWISNAQSREKVHALRSRVGAVMVGAGTFRADDPRLTCRLSEADRPPDQVTNQRTQPLAIVVGSKLPDPAANFYLLRERPGETIFWTTEAASQSPAAERLCALGVRVWGAGSGDHVDLEACLTRLRSELGVMDVLCEGGGGLAQHVIAAGLVGEWWLFLASKTLGDVRAVPLLSGAEVPRMADAWSWRTSWVRELDGDLMLGLRPEPTPPHDNDVPGGRSECSPA